The Branchiostoma floridae strain S238N-H82 chromosome 6, Bfl_VNyyK, whole genome shotgun sequence genomic interval CTATAATCTTTTCCATTGATTACTAGGTACTACAGGTAAAAAGATaaaggctgtaggggcagtgggttgttatccactgtgtctaggtaTAGGATGGTGGAGCACAACCCTCTCCTCCAATGCCTTTTACCTTCCAAACggaagtcagatacccatttttgCAGCTGGGTGGAGTGAgcaaagtcatgttaagtgcctttcaaaagggcacaagatcggtcaACCACCCTACAAGCCTCATTctggggaagggctagcaatcCCTCCCTGCTAGTAAAACACTAACTAGTGACTAAGGAAATTTGCACATTGTGCCACAAGTccctaaaactagtaaaagggTCTGAATGAACAAACAACCAAACGAACCTCTATGCCCTCCCTGTTCATGGCCACACTGTCCATGTTGAGGATGGCCTGTTTGATGGTCCTGGGGGGCGGCAGGTTGGTCAGGCCGATGTTGATCTGGTTGGACCGCTTGGCGTCCAGGACAATCACCTCGTTCTTCCCCTTCCCCTCGCCGACTTTCTGTAttaggcaacattttcaaagtcacatacaatgtatattttagGAAATGTACTTAAGGTCTGGTCTTATTCAATCTGTTATATTATGACGGCACAATGACATTTAATCTTTTCTAGCTGCTTTTGAATCTACAATCGATACATTCAATTAGaaaacacatacaatgtatatgatgtACACTACCTGAAGCATAGCATCTGACCCTTCCAAAATAGAACATTTCAATGAAAGAGGTTTGATGCTTATGGCCTGAACAGTGTGCTATAATTTCTGAAAGCTTAAACCAAAAATAGAAACATTTGGACACAAATCTGAGTTGTGTCAGGTTACtaaaatacaatatgtatagCACTTACCTTTGGTGTCTGCTCCTTGGTTCTGGACTCAAAGAGGTGCTCCAGCTTGTCTGTATCCAACTGGAACTTCACACCTCTCAATGTGTCCCACAGACTCCCCTTGGTAGCATTGGCCACCGTGGGCGGCACATAGTGGTTCACCTCCTTCCAGAATAGCCGCAccgttttcttcttcttcactgGAATGGCACTGTTCTTGGGCGCAGGACCGAGGTGGCTGGACCCTGGTGCTttaggaggaggagggggagggggcgccccagggggtgggggtggcccgccgggtgggggagggggcgggggtGCCCCAGGAATGCcaggagggggaggaggaggggggaCTCCACCTGGGAATACAcatggaggagggggagggccgCCGAATaagttgggaggggggcggggtgGGTATCCGTCAGTTGATGTCTCCATCCCATGAAACGGCGACAGAACGTCCATATCGTCATCTCCAATCAAGTCTCTAAAGTCCATATCTTTGATAACAAGTTCCCTGTCTGTGTTCATGAGGTTTTCCCAGAGCTGGTCTTGTTCGCTCTTTGGTGGAGGCGGGggtttcttctcctccttcttTTCCTCCACCTTCATGGCCTGAAGTCCGTTCACTATCTTGTCCTCATCAAGTATTGCACCAGATTTTAATTTCTCCGCAACAGCAGCAACTTTTCCCTTGGACGCGATCTCCGGCTGTTTCTTTTCCGTGGGGCTCGATACGTCCTCCTTCTGTTTTTGCTGCACTTTTTCCATCCGACTGGAAATGGTCTCCGATGTTTCGATTGAGAGTCTTCTCTTTTCCTTTGCCTCTTTTGATTCGTCTTTTGATTCGTCACTGTCTTCATCCTCGTCGCCCATCTTTCCTTCCCTGTTTTGTGCATAAAACATGGCCAGCATCCAGCGCTTGTTACTGGTCAGGCCGCCAGACTGGGCGGAGGGGGAGACCGGACCCATGTCAGGACTCGTTGGTGTCACCGGTTCATCGGACACACTTTCCGTTCTCTCATCTGTAGGAAGAAAGTTTGCAAAATCATAAAATTATTCAATAGGTAAGAAGAGACATCTTTAACCTTCTCAAACCTGATTAAAAAATTAAAGTAATACAAATTTGAAGCCTGAGACTATCTCAGCAAGGAGAAGGTTAAAGTAAGTTCATCGATCAAATTTTATAACTTATTACTAGCTCTTGGTGTTAAATTTACAATGTTTAGTAATTAATTTTTCAAGTAGTGATTAAtcaagtagttttaaaaatcaattaGTTATCAAACTTTTTTACTTTAGTTTAGAATACAAAATTACTTTGGATCATGCTGATTAGTGAAGTAATTTTGGGATTAAACATCAATTACATGTAAGCCTGTCTTAACCTTTTCCAAGCCACCCAACCTCATGACCAATACAAGCTTGGTACCAAAGGCTACCTCGGCAGGGAGAGGGTTAAACATTACCAGGCTTACATAGAAATTGTAACATTGGGTTTAGATCATGACTAGGGGTTCTTtctagtaatacatgtaataccaaGTCCTCATTTTGTTCAATCCAGTGTTTTGTGCTAAACCTTTCAAAGTCAAAATGCTTCAATTGgtaattcatatacatgtagtgcacAGTAACTGAAAGTGCAGATAAATACAAACATTGCACACTTCTACAACACTGGGATTGAACAAAACCAGGAGTAGGGTGAGTTGGTGGGTTGATGGGTTGTTAAGGTGAGTAAGGGGAAGGTGCTACAGTGTACAAAAAGCAAAGATAAAGCCGTGCTGGCACCCACCACGCCTCCGAGACACTGCGAAGGTTCTACCACCGGGTGCACCATGCTCCCCACTGGCATGCAAGAGTGGAGAAGAAGACCTATTGTCCACCACTTCAGAACTCCTAGGGGTGCCATCAGCCATGCAATCAGTGGAAGTGCTACCAGACAAGCCTCTAGTAGTATCGTGGTATCTGTCCATGCTGCCGCGGTGCGAACGCACCAGGCCCTCTCCGTTCATGCCATCTCTAAAGTCATTGTACGATCTCCGTGCAGACTCCACCGATCCGTTGGTAAGTTTGGAGCGGTTGGAGGGTACGTACGGGGGAGGAATGTCAGATTCTACATGGCCGTTCATGCCTTCCCCTTCTTCATTCAGATAAACGGGTTTAGCGACTACGGGACCATTCGACTTTCTGTCGTCTCCATTTACAAAAACAGCTTTAGACACTACTCTTCTATTGGCATGCTCATTTTGGTGGTTAGTGTACACATGTTTAGGTTGTGAGGAGTCCTTGTTCCCACACTCTGGCCCGTTCATGCTACTGGACCTGTTGTTGTTACTGTTTCTAGAGAGTACGGAATCAGACACAGAATGGCGGAAGCTAGACCCTGACTTTGTGGAGTCAGAGTCCCTGTCCTCCCATGCTTTTCTATATGAAGACTTGCGGTCAGTACTGGAGTATCTCGAGTCAGAGTTTGAGTCTTGCCATGACTGTCTGTCTGATTCAGAATTTGATTCTGATTGAACCGAGTCTCTCGAAGACCTTCTAGAGGAATATGAAGGTCTACTGCTACGTTCGTATTTCTGCGAATCAGAAGAAATGATTTCCTGCCAGGGTTTTCTGTGAGAGTTGGAGACTCTCGTCTCCGAACTTGAGCTAGACTCGGAACTGGAGTCCTCCTCCCAAGCGGGAGCGAGGGAGGGTTTCATGTCCCTCAGCGCACTGTTCAACTTGTTCGTGGCAAACTCAGGTTGGCTCTGGCTCCGCGACAGAGTGATAAAGGCAGAGGAACGAGTTTTAGCCGTGCCACTGAGAAATCTCGAACCTTCGTCTTTGTCCTTCTCCATCGCCATCTGCTCCTTCTGTAGCGCCGCCATTCTCTCCCGCCGAGACTGCCGGGACCCAGAACCCTGTCCATTGGTCAAGGCTGGAACAAAAATAACTTTGGTGTAagtgtacagtacaggtagtcAGGAAATACCAGGAGTTAGTACAGCAGCTTTTCTGATGAGAAACACCCACGCCACACACCTGCAAACTTGAGGTAAGGTTAGAAGGTCTACAAACAATGGACCCTGAACATTTGGAAAGACATCTGACCAAAAATCTCTGTATCAAAATCTAAGAGAAAATAATCACAATATAAAGGGAAACATACCCTTCTGATTGACATGTGAAATATCATTAGTCAGTCAATGGAATATTATTTTCCAAATTCTCAGTGTACCTTCCAAATATCAAATGTCCAATTATGTTTATAAGAAGGTCAGTTATCTTCTGGTAAAATGTCACAAGTACATGCAGGTAAATTGGTCAATCCCATATGGAAAAGCATGTAATAAAAACACACTGGAAGTAAATCCAGTATCCATGTCAACTAAGTTGCCATGCAGCACTGCAACTGTTGAAGACACACCACACGGCATTTCCTGTCAGAACTACAGGTAAGAAAATATCGTCTGAGAAGCTGTCAATCATTCACACTCCACATGGAGGGGAACCTTACAAGACTCTTCCTCAGCCTCTTTACGTTTCTGCTTGAGGGATTCTAGTCTAGAGAGTTTCCTAGGTCTCTTAATCGTCAATGCTGGGGAGTTGATGAGGTTGTGGACAGAAGAAAGCAACGaaaaaggacagaagagacacaGAAAAGGGGAAGAGCATTTAAAGCATGGGTTAATATGTGCAGGATTGTGGATAGCAGTTTTACAATGTCAATGGTGTAACTAGATGTTAGGAGACTGGAAGGAAAGCTTGGGTTGCCAGAAAAAGATGTCCAGTCTGGTCAACAGAAAAACCTGTCCAGAAAAGACGGGACGGACGGGTTTTTCCGCTGCCTGGACTGGACAGCTTTTTCCCATCCAGTTTACACACAGTTTACAATTGGGGAATGATCATGGTTTTCTAGCTTAAGGATTGAGAACATAATGTTGGTTTGTAGACAAGCAAAGAATAAAGTTTACGATGCCATGTTGATAACGTTTGGACATCATTAAGCAAACATTTGAGAAATGAAAGAATACAgcatgaaaatgaaagaaaatgtgcAAAGGAAGAATGAAGGAAGAAAGCAGGGAAGTCACCATTTAATAAAGCAGCTTCTACATCATCTGATACAGATTCTGGTTTTTGGTCTTCAGGTTCGAAAACTTCATCGGGCTCAGGCGCTGTGGATTAGTTAGGAAGGGACATAAGAAGGATTGCTAACTGAAGCCAGTTGTACAAAGTAAACAGTTATGGTCCATATGTACTTGTGAATGTAAATACAGTGTATAGATGTACATGCATAAAGAGCAAGACTACACTGGACAAGACAAATATGTCAAGTCTTGACAGAATGACAATcatgaaaaatacaacacacaGCACACTTTTGCTTCCTTTCTATAACTGTTCACTCCAGGCGTACGAAAATTATCCTAATCAtacttattacatgtacatgctgtatGAAGCTTAAGAAACATAGATTACCCATGATTATAGGAAATAAAGTTACCCATTGGCGACTTTGTCTCAGTCAGTATAGCATAAAACTATTATTATGAAACATGATGAAACATTATGGCACAGATTAGAGAAAAGTAACCTACACGTACTGACCACACAATACATTCAAGCAAGTACAGTGGAAAACCTTAACCCGAATGCATACAGTGCTACACTTGAAGCATTTTTAAGAGCTTACATTTGGATTCGGTCTGTTCCGAGAGTCTCTCGGTAGTTCTTTCAACACGGTACAACCCCGGAGGTGGGGAGACTGGTGCACAGTTCAGAACACACACAGGGGGACAAGgatgagaaagaaagagaagatacaaaacacaagaaacagaaCATTAGAAACAAAGTAAACATTGACAGTCATAGTCTTCTTTGACTATGTGATTAGTGTTCATACCCTTTGACATTGATTTTACTACTACTTCAACAACACAGAGTAATTAGACTTAACAAAACATCAGGTACCCCCTCAGACATAAGTAATTGGTACAAACTACCTCCCATGCCATCAATGTAACTGATGAGTTAGACAAAAAACAATTATGTTTGAGTCCAATGCAACTTCTGACACATTAGAATGGCTGTATTGATGTAGAATACAAAAACAGTTGCGTACTACATGGTTCCTTTTTACTTTTGATCCATAAACTACCCCTTCCCCATCTGTTTCCTAGTTGTTATGCAGCTAGAAGGTTTTGTAAGTgaaatttctttaaaaagcTGATTTCTTCCTATAAACAGAGGCCCAATGGCAGATGATCCAGATTATGGGGTTGGCTGTTGCTATGCATTTGAGAAATCATATAACACACCTTCAAGCCATGGATTATTTGAAGCTAAGCAAAGGACGAGTGGATGCCATAAAGTGCCATTGGCTTGAATTGTAGCACATGTTAAGGTTAAAATTAATGGAATGCAAAGCTGAAGCTTACTCTCGTCATCAACTACTTGTGGTAAAGGCGGAAGCTCGTCCAGAATGATAGTTGGACAATCAATAGTGATTGGCTCATCAGGAATGATTGGCGGAAGCTCGTCAGGTGTGACAGGTGAAGGTTCATTATCAGACATAGGCGGAGATTCATCAACAGAAATAGGTGGAGATTCATCAACAGAACTAGGTGGAGACTCATCAACAGAACTAGCTGGAGACTCGTCAGTGTTATCAGAAGGAAGCTCATCAGGAATGACAGGCGAAGCTTCACCAGGGGTGACAGGAGGTGTGTCAGATGTGGAATGGATAGCTGGTGTGAGAACAACATGTTAGAGGCAGGAGAAGCTGAGGCTATTCAATGTACAGTAATCACAAATAAAGCAGAGATAGATAGAGAAAGTTATGTATTGAATAATGTATTGCACCCAGCTACAATGTATTTACATGAAGTTTACTAAGGAGGCATTGGTATCATATGCTATTGCAAGGTTTTACCACACTTCAAGTACTAGTCAACTTTTTCACCAATTAGTCGGAATTTCTATCTAAAGATCCCAATTTCAGAAGATAAAACAGGTGACTTCAAAAACACCACTCAAAAGAAATGTTAAAAGTTCCAGTGAAATTCTAGTACCATTTCATATAACATTTCATGCTACAAAAACAAACGTTATGAACAGGATTAAATCAATAAAACGGTAACGGATGCAACAGGACGTCATGGATCACACGGTAATGAACCAAGATGGAAGCTCACATTCTGTGTCATGATTGTCAGGGGATGGGAACACAAGCTCATCGCTTGTGTCTTGTGGTGAGGATGGTTCAGATGGCTGGAGATCAGCTGGAAGAATGGAGAGGAGCCAAACGCACATGACTACAAgttaacctccaagcagacgcTGGGAGGAAAGTGCTATTTTTGGACCTGCCCATTTTTGATGGAGACGTAGGCACCAGCAATGCAATTATGAAACAATCCATTCTTtccttccaacatctgcttggaggttactAAAAGCAAACCATTGTGGCACAAAGTGGCAAGATGAACAAGAACACATGAAGGGTACCACAATGAAAAAGCACACATTGCTTAACACTacagctactacatgtacagtgtaggtcTTGTATGTGATAACAACATTCTAGAAGCACACTAAAAAGCCAAAGTATGCATGAAGAGTACAGTCACAAAGAGAATGCATAGTATAACATCGCAGAAAAAAGTCACAATAAAATGAAACTAAAAATGAATTATGTAGAATAAACACACATAgagatgtacatgattgtacagacAGCAAAGAGAGAAAGATCACACAAAACAAGAGAAAAATTGCACATAAAAATAAAGTTGAATAAGCATGCATAGATGCAGGCAGAAAAGAATGCGACAAAGCAGAGGCTTACACTCATCgatgtgcagtgttctgagTTTGTCTTGTGTTGATTCCTCATCTTCGTTTTCTATTGACAAGTCCTCATCACACTCCTGACCTTCCTCtacttcctcctcctcctcctcctctgcaTCTTCATCCTCATCACCATTTACCAACTCATCCTCATACTCAGCTTCCTGTTCCGTCTCTAGCTCTGTGTCTTCCTCTGACTGAGGCATGTTTGCCACTGTGGCCAGAGACAgcacaagacaacaaaatatttttgccgAGTCCTTTTTTCTTGGTTCATTATTACCTTGGGACAACAAAAGTCCACAAGACCCATGCATCACAAGGAATACCGATGGtataaaacaaattcaaatcATATCTCTGCCTCATGATGACAAAAGAGGCATTTGACCATCATTTGCAAAGGAAAAGACAAATGTAAAAGATGCCCATTGGTGATAAGGTACATATACCGTGGCACTTACTAACAGGCAAGGTTATGATACTTTAGGTATGATGCACTACATGTGTCATGTCTGTTGGAAAGCATGCCTAagagaaatgactatagacagacaaatttcataattttgatGAGAACTGATGAAATGCTGGGCACACAAGAACTAAGTATATTTGTTATCCGTGGTAGGGTAAGATTTAGTTTATTACTATTTGGTCGCAAAAGCAGTCGTAATCAACAGTGCATCAAAATGTAAGCTCGGAGGCAAGCCACTTTGTTTGGTGAATCAAGGCTGTCAACAAGGAACCACTGCAGCTATTTTTGCCTTCCTCTGATAAGACGTTAAGATCACAGATGTGACAACAGCTAGGCAGGCTTGCATGCCATCATGTCTGCCTGTATGGACAAATCTCTGACCCATGGTCACTGACTCTGCAAATCTCTGAATCATGGACAAACACTGCAATATCAGGCTGTTAGTGCATAGTCAGTGTCCAAGGCTAtagaaaaatgcaaatatggacTAAGAATATGGAGAAAGACAGAGCATTTTCAAGCTAGGAAGATTTGGTGTCAACAGAATAATATCAATGATATTGTAAGGCATATTTGCCcaacagaaaatgataatgtTTGAAGCAATAGAGGTTTTCATTGGCATTGTAATAAccataatttgaatcctcctgTGACCAAATTTTTGGGTAATTGGATTAACAGATTGAAGCATCATGTTGGCATGTTTACCAAACAATGAAACACGCACTGTAATCCAACATTGCATAAATGATGTCATATGAAAAGCTTGCATTGAAGGATTCTTCTTGTGGTGTAAGACTTAGTCTTCTAATTTTGATGATGAAAGTAGCCATATCTTTTGACAATTACATCATGATACTTTAGAATAATTTTCCTCACAAGGGCCATCTTTGCTCTTTGAGCTTAAGCTCCAGGGACTTTCTCCTTATCTCAGTTCTTAAGGGCTAAGACAGATTGAGGGACAGATTGAGCCTCTAGATGATTTTTAAGCTTACGAGTGTCAGGCTTGTCGTGTGGCTCGGTTAAAGCAGCTTCAGGCAGTGGAATGTCGTTAGGCTCGGTAGGTGGAGGAGCTAGAGACAAAAGTAAGCAACTATAGAGGACGTCTGAGAAAATAACTGACGGAAAGTGAGAAAGTACTATCCTAATGGtctggttacatgtacatgacctaTATGTACCAAATTATTGAAATCTACCTACAAACAGGACACTCAGATGTACTGTACACTAAGTGTAAGATATAGACTACGGGTATTAGATTGAAATAGAAGGTGACTAAACTGGTATTCAAAAGCCatgcaatatacattgtacatataccaGCTGCCCTGTCTAATTTGGCATactctttctcttcttctttttctcaagaaagcccctgtcacacttCAGGACCTTTCCAAGACTTTGCTCCCAACCACTCCCAAACAAAGTTCAGCACTGGGTTGGAAGTTAcctggaatccatcctattctagctccagttCACTCTTCTGATCACATTCAAGCAGAATATGACTTTGAAAAAGTACTTACTACAGGCTAGCATGACTTTTGTACAGTAGAAGACAACCTCACCAACCAACTCCAAACCATCAACTAACTCTCaaaaccatggtctggagaaggttgggaggccatggttggctgTGTGTGACTGGGGTCTGATTTGACCCATGTTACAATGCTGACACCAAATTACCGTCTATAGACAGAGCAGCCACTGAAAAATGCCCAAGCCATGCTGATCAACGTCATATGCATGACTTTTCTCACAATCGCGGGACCAATCCTCAAAGACTGGGAATTCTCCTCCCATCATCAggtctgtgtgtgtatacagAACAATGATGTGAACACAGACAGGGGGACAGGGATGGAGAAATGTGTTACGTGTCCACACAATTGTCTGTGTTCATCAATGTTACAATcccttacatgtatatcaaaaacCTAGACAGTGTAGTCACATAAAACCATGAGTTAGGTAACTGTGCATTGTAGGTATTGAGAATTAGATATACAAGTTAGTATACAATGAATTGCTTAACATGACAACCATACATGTCTGAGAAAACAATGATGCAATGGAGAATTAAAccaccaaatacatgtatcaaaccatgctttttttaaagactACACAATGAATTCAAATGAAAATCCATGCTTGATAAGagaaaaacacaacagaaactGACCACCTTGAACTTAACAATGCTTGTTTGAGAAAACATGATGTAATGAACatgtgtatacatttgtaccttccGCATACAAAGCCATGCTTTTTTGACATTACCGATAAAAAGTGACTGCTTATCAAAGTTAATGAATGATgtttttttgtaaacatttcaCCAACCTTCACCTAGCAAATTTGCTTCTCAGTTCcaccatgcatacatttatCTATCCTTGGTAGACAATGCTTATGACAGAAGCTCACAGTGGAGAATGTAATCTCTCCTTTGCTCCACCATATATGGTTATAAATGCTACAAACATGCTATAGAAAGTGACTGCTGAAGTATACAAGCCATATCTCTAGGTAAGTATAAGGTCAGaataaaaaacacacaatacaATGAACTATACATTTTTGAAGACGACATCTACGATAATAGTCAACCATTTTTCCACCCATCGGCATGCAAAACTGTTCACCAACACCCAGCTACTGTGATTCCTAGAGCAGAAACTAGACTAAGGATGCAGGGAGCAAATGAATAGATTAGATGCTTACAGAGTTCCCGTCTCTCTTCTTCTCTCTTTTGTCTCTCGAGTTCAGCAACTGATGAAGAGAGTGATAAAGGCACCAAACTATAAATACTGGAACTCATAAccacaaacaaaaataatacatCAAATAGTCACTGCAAAAGTTTTCATCATGATAGTCCTGATTGTACGTTCATGACATAAATACACTTGGTCCAGCACTTTCAAACACAGGCACTATAGATGGTCATTCCTGGTCTTGCaagtataaaatgtatattgtagTTAGTAAACAGCAAGCTTCTATAAtcataataaacaaaaaaaactacatgCTACATGTCAACTCTAACATCATGCTCATCTCTTCACTACATTCACCAACCCTATCCCttttaaaagaaaatcatgcTCAATGTAAGAATAAATTAGTAAAGCTTTAAATCATAGGAACcttttctttcctcttcttctagCTTTTTAGCATATTCTAATTGCTTGGCAACATCGTCTCTCCATGAATGGCTTTGTCGTTGGTAGGAACCTGAAATTAGAACAAccttaagtacatgtaccaaccaCAATTAAAAATACCAACCTTAAATTAATGTCAACTAGACCCTGCTATGAGAAGCTCGAGAATATGAGAATATTGACATTATGACATTATGactgtgcatgtacatgtacatgtacattgtaagtaaACTGTGCATAAATGCCAATacaatgatgtacattgtacttttttgaggtagatagatacatgtacatgtacatgaaaatcaGTTCTGTAACTAAAAAAGCATAAGTCTTAGAATGACACAGTATGATTGAAGTACAATGAGATTACAACAGAGAGTGATAAAAAAGTCAGAAAACAAGAAGGAAAGTGACACCTTTTGctgcttcttcttttcttttttgctgTATTTCTTCGGCCTTTTTCCAGAAGTCTGGGTCAGCTGTTGTACAAGTTCACAAAGTTTAAAAGAGGGCAACACGTGGAAAAAACATAGAATagaaaagcaaagaaagcagcatCTACAAAAACAGAACATCTCTGCTATTCTAGAGATTCTACAATTACATAGAGGGCTTAACATGCATGACACTGTTGGAGAacaaaaaaaggccccaaaaACTACTGTAACAAACTGGAGCCTAACAAATAATCCGCAATTATGGTAGTAAGTATATAATATCTTGACTGTGGTAACATTGCAGATTTATACGTAGAGTAGTTGTAGAATGCAACAGAAGTAGAGAAAGATCTCTTACATCTAACCAGTTCTGTCTCCTCCAAATATCTCTCTTTCCATCTTTTCCTGGCCTCTTCTGCATACATCTCTTTCACTGGGGAAACAAGTTTGGGGTTTAGCTAGAAAATTTCTCAGTGGTTAGTGatgaaatgtcattgaaaaatGAATGACGTTGTCAATGGCTGCAGCGGATGATGGCACTGTGGAATGGAAGGTGTTAGCAACCTGTGGGATGAAGAAAATGCCGGGTGGTTTTAGTGATGAAAAATGCAGCTTAAACGATTAGGTGCTTTACTGTGAGTTATGGGCGCATATCCAGATTCGCAAAAATCAAAACACAATACCGTATAGGTACTGCAATGGTTGTGTGATAAGCATATGAAGAATGGTGACactgcaatgtacatgttacatgaaACTT includes:
- the LOC118418691 gene encoding FH1/FH2 domain-containing protein 3-like isoform X13, coding for MIGRGSDGRTTRMGGQTKAPGGDRRAPSGQTRLPPVRDIDVLLGFSASEQDLNPDQGGEQDPELESKRDSGYIEDCALQISHNGTYLDLDSTLDEQREYLEGFEDSRKNSMILRTQLSVRVHACIEKLLNSSGRELRRALFSLKQIFQDDKDLVHEFVNSEGLTCLIKVGAEADQNYQNYILRALGQVMLYVDGMNGVINHNETIQWLYSLISSKFRLVVKTTLKLLLVFVEYTENNALLLVQAVDAVDNDRGHKPWSNIMDVLNERDAVDTELLVYAMTLVNKTLNAVPDQDTFYDVTDSLEEQGLEKIIQRHLTKKGSDLDLVEQMKIYETALKFEDGEENIPESSQNTLRKTRRTISQTISDEARQSLRKSRRHSLNAGDSSPSPGGKGRSETKGRTETDGETRRSRYSADSETSDDGGDRKSRYSSGVTRQPRESTIAEAPKQNGLSGSTESGKRRSWRDRVYGGQEDTSSNTNSSGYNRGYRSWREELSKFDHILGTTYGISANRHSRYKTQTDSDSDSLRKDKDTNEEKQKEEKETETPVKRGTFYEIMKSIEDQKKQEQEPKKTPEELEEERKAAEEQRLKEMYAEEARKRWKERYLEETELVRSDPDFWKKAEEIQQKRKEEAAKGSYQRQSHSWRDDVAKQLEYAKKLEEEERKVAELERQKREEERRELYLMMGGEFPVFEDWSRDSPPPTEPNDIPLPEAALTEPHDKPDTLANMPQSEEDTELETEQEAEYEDELVNGDEDEDAEEEEEEEVEEGQECDEDLSIENEDEESTQDKLRTLHIDESDLQPSEPSSPQDTSDELVFPSPDNHDTESIHSTSDTPPVTPGEASPVIPDELPSDNTDESPASSVDESPPSSVDESPPISVDESPPMSDNEPSPVTPDELPPIIPDEPITIDCPTIILDELPPLPQVVDDEISPPPGLYRVERTTERLSEQTESKSLTNGQGSGSRQSRRERMAALQKEQMAMEKDKDEGSRFLSGTAKTRSSAFITLSRSQSQPEFATNKLNSALRDMKPSLAPAWEEDSSSESSSSSETRVSNSHRKPWQEIISSDSQKYERSSRPSYSSRRSSRDSVQSESNSESDRQSWQDSNSDSRYSSTDRKSSYRKAWEDRDSDSTKSGSSFRHSVSDSVLSRNSNNNRSSSMNGPECGNKDSSQPKHVYTNHQNEHANRRVVSKAVFVNGDDRKSNGPVVAKPVYLNEEGEGMNGHVESDIPPPYVPSNRSKLTNGSVESARRSYNDFRDGMNGEGLVRSHRGSMDRYHDTTRGLSGSTSTDCMADGTPRSSEVVDNRSSSPLLHASGEHGAPGGRTFAVSRRRDERTESVSDEPVTPTSPDMGPVSPSAQSGGLTSNKRWMLAMFYAQNREGKMGDEDEDSDESKDESKEAKEKRRLSIETSETISSRMEKVQQKQKEDVSSPTEKKQPEIASKGKVAAVAEKLKSGAILDEDKIVNGLQAMKVEEKKEEKKPPPPPKSEQDQLWENLMNTDRELVIKDMDFRDLIGDDDMDVLSPFHGMETSTDGYPPRPPPNLFGGPPPPPCVFPGGVPPPPPPPGIPGAPPPPPPPGGPPPPPGAPPPPPPPKAPGSSHLGPAPKNSAIPVKKKKTVRLFWKEVNHYVPPTVANATKGSLWDTLRGVKFQLDTDKLEHLFESRTKEQTPKKVGEGKGKNEVIVLDAKRSNQINIGLTNLPPPRTIKQAILNMDSVAMNREGIEMILKMIPSDEEKTKIQEAQMQNPDTPLGAAEQFLLTLSSISELTARLNFWAFKLDYETMEQEVAEPLMDLKEAMEQLKNNKTLRYILATLLAIGNFLNGAQCKGFQLDYLAKVPEVKDTVHKQSLLYHLCTMVMEKFPESTDLYSEIGAVTRSSKVDFSLLTLNLAKMEKQCRSSWDNLKAIAKHNMASPMKNRLTEFLKDCTERIAILKIVHRRVINRFNKLLIFTGMTPQAIKDTNINQFCKTISEFALEYRTTRERVLQQQKKKANQRERNKTRGKMITDEFGRRFPEAHADLSEMMTKNFAGKSKKEKKEEEEANALKAVLKHGAMNGEVNLNTSMEPRVRTRGKSTGDAKNSTKEPNFVKKMFSGGRSSASSRAKDADPDDNTEEIMERLVKTATNPGTRLIPRERKRARQVNRKSLRRTLKSGLSEQESKALGISGKSNPVNI